A genomic region of Desulfovibrio sp. contains the following coding sequences:
- the miaB gene encoding tRNA (N6-isopentenyl adenosine(37)-C2)-methylthiotransferase MiaB, with translation MIEKTYHIITFGCQMNVHDSHWLGRALGARGFFEAPLEDAQVVVVNTCSVREKPEQKVMSTLGRIRQVSGGNPAVLVCVAGCVAQQLGESIFEKESQVRLVAGSDGIGNAPQAIERLLENSAQRLSLLDFTSQYVEREGTTEPGVVSGSVAYANIMQGCDNFCAYCIVPFTRGRQKSRSSTAILDECKALIDNGAREITLLGQNVNAFGQDKSGDGTSFAALLRKVATLPGLERLRYVTPHPKDMGPEDIAAFAELPQLCPRLHLPMQAGSDAVLARMKRRYDSAAFLDLVERLRAARPDLALSTDLIVGFPGESEQDFQDTLLMMRASNFMSSFSFCYSDRPGTRASLFPDKIPADVAQDRLLRLQALQDELGARWLQQRVGGETTLLIENRSPKEGQGPEPSWQGRDPYGAPVHVELPPQVDHTGRMVRVSITEAKKHSLMAQRLGEPW, from the coding sequence ATGATTGAAAAGACCTACCATATCATCACTTTTGGCTGTCAGATGAACGTGCACGACTCCCACTGGCTGGGGCGTGCGCTCGGCGCGCGCGGTTTTTTTGAAGCGCCGCTTGAAGACGCCCAGGTGGTGGTGGTCAATACCTGTTCCGTGCGTGAAAAGCCGGAACAAAAGGTTATGAGCACGCTTGGCCGCATCCGTCAGGTTTCGGGCGGCAACCCCGCCGTGCTGGTGTGCGTGGCCGGATGCGTGGCCCAGCAGCTTGGCGAAAGCATCTTTGAAAAAGAAAGCCAGGTGCGCCTTGTGGCGGGCAGCGACGGCATAGGTAATGCCCCGCAAGCCATTGAGCGTCTGCTGGAAAACTCCGCCCAGCGCCTCTCCCTGCTTGATTTTACAAGCCAGTATGTGGAGCGCGAGGGCACAACCGAACCCGGCGTGGTCAGCGGCTCTGTGGCTTATGCCAATATAATGCAGGGCTGCGACAATTTTTGCGCCTACTGCATTGTGCCTTTCACCCGGGGCCGCCAGAAATCGCGCAGCAGCACGGCCATTCTTGACGAATGCAAGGCGCTGATCGACAACGGCGCGAGAGAAATCACCCTGCTGGGGCAGAACGTCAATGCCTTCGGGCAGGATAAAAGCGGCGACGGCACAAGCTTTGCCGCCCTGCTGCGCAAGGTTGCCACCCTGCCGGGCCTTGAGCGCCTGCGCTACGTCACCCCGCACCCCAAGGATATGGGGCCGGAAGATATCGCCGCCTTTGCGGAGCTGCCCCAGCTCTGCCCCCGCCTGCACCTGCCCATGCAGGCAGGCTCGGACGCGGTGCTGGCCCGCATGAAGCGCCGCTACGACAGCGCGGCCTTTCTTGATCTGGTGGAGCGCCTGCGCGCCGCCCGGCCCGATCTGGCCCTCTCCACCGATCTTATCGTGGGCTTTCCCGGTGAAAGCGAGCAGGATTTTCAGGACACGCTGCTGATGATGCGCGCCAGCAACTTCATGTCCAGCTTCTCCTTTTGCTACTCCGACAGGCCGGGAACGCGGGCCTCGCTCTTCCCCGACAAAATCCCTGCAGATGTGGCCCAGGACAGGCTGTTGCGCCTCCAGGCCCTTCAGGATGAACTTGGCGCGCGTTGGTTGCAGCAGCGGGTAGGCGGCGAAACCACCTTGCTGATCGAAAATCGCAGCCCCAAGGAAGGCCAGGGGCCGGAGCCAAGCTGGCAAGGCCGCGATCCCTACGGCGCGCCCGTGCATGTGGAACTGCCGCCGCAAGTGGACCACACGGGCCGCATGGTACGGGTGAGCATTACCGAGGCAAAGAAACACAGCCTCATGGCCCAACGATTGGGGGAACCATGGTAG